From Pseudomonas alcaligenes, a single genomic window includes:
- a CDS encoding ABC transporter ATP-binding protein — translation MSSALSIRQLSKTYGNGFQALRGIDLDVAEGDFFALLGPNGAGKSTTIGILSTLVNKTSGTVNVFGHDLDREPSALKRCLGVVPQEFNFSQFEKVFDIVVTQAGYYGIPAKVAKERAEQYLTQLGLWDKHNEAARMLSGGMKRRLMIARALVHEPRLLILDEPTAGVDIELRRSMWSFLTELNQKGITIILTTHYLEEAEQLCRHIGIIDHGQIVENTSMKALLKTLHVETFLLDLKESQLVPPQLVGYPAVLVDHHTLEVQVEKNLGITELFRQLAAQKIEVLSLRNKSNRLEELFVSLVEKNLAKVAK, via the coding sequence ATGAGTTCTGCACTGTCCATCCGTCAGTTGAGCAAGACCTACGGCAACGGTTTCCAGGCCCTGCGTGGCATCGATCTGGACGTGGCCGAAGGCGACTTCTTCGCCCTGCTGGGCCCCAATGGCGCCGGCAAGTCCACCACCATCGGCATCCTCTCCACCCTGGTGAACAAGACCAGCGGCACGGTCAACGTGTTCGGCCATGATCTCGACCGTGAGCCCAGCGCCCTCAAGCGCTGCCTCGGCGTGGTGCCGCAGGAGTTCAACTTCAGTCAGTTCGAGAAGGTCTTCGACATAGTCGTGACCCAGGCCGGCTACTACGGCATCCCGGCCAAGGTGGCCAAGGAGCGCGCCGAGCAGTACCTGACCCAGCTTGGCCTGTGGGACAAGCACAACGAGGCCGCTCGCATGCTCTCCGGCGGCATGAAGCGCCGCCTGATGATCGCCCGCGCGCTGGTGCACGAGCCGCGCCTGCTGATTCTCGACGAGCCCACCGCTGGCGTGGACATCGAGCTGCGTCGCTCAATGTGGAGCTTCCTCACCGAGCTCAACCAGAAGGGCATCACCATCATCCTCACCACTCACTACCTGGAAGAGGCCGAACAGCTGTGCCGCCATATCGGCATCATCGACCACGGCCAGATCGTCGAGAACACCAGCATGAAGGCGCTGCTCAAGACCCTGCACGTGGAGACCTTCCTGCTCGACCTCAAGGAGTCGCAGCTGGTACCGCCGCAACTGGTCGGCTACCCGGCAGTGCTGGTCGACCACCACACCCTGGAAGTGCAGGTCGAGAAAAACCTGGGCATCACCGAGCTGTTCCGCCAGCTGGCGGCGCAGAAGATCGAAGTGCTGAGCCTGCGCAACAAGAGCAATCGCCTGGAGGAACTGTTCGTGTCCCTGGTGGAGAAAAACCTGGCGAAGGTGGCGAAATGA